The sequence below is a genomic window from Paenibacillus sp. DCT19.
CATTTCATCAGCAGACTGTACCTGTATCACCTGCACATTCGCGGGCGGGCTAACCTGTGTATTGCCCATGATTAGCGTGACTTCAGCTCCAAGCTCCTGCGCAACTGCCGCAATCGCAAAGCCCATCTTGCCTGAAGAGTCATTCGTAATGTAGCGAACAGGGTCAATACGTTCAATGGTTCCTCCCGCTGTGACAACCACTTTTTTCCCTGTTAATTGCTGTGGTTCTATAGCAGTTTGTGTGGCCGTTTGCTTAGTTGCTGGTGCCGAAACGAAGGAGACCTGTCCAGCAATGTCACCACTCGCTTTGTTAGCAAAGAATTGTTCAACCACATCAACGATTGTATCTGGTTCCTCCAGCCTTCCTTTGCCTACATAACCACACGCTAATTGCCCTTCGCTTGGCTCAATCATTAACGTTCCACGCTGGACTAGTAAATTCATGTTATGTTGCACAGCCGGGTGGTCATACATATGAACATTCATAGCTGGTGCAATCATTACTGGAGCAGTGGTAGCTAGGAGCGTGGTTGATAACATATCATCCGCCATACCATGTGCCATCTTTGCAATCACATTGGCGGTAGCTGGAGCCACCAATACGAGATCTGCCAGATCAGCTAAATGGATATGTGAAACAACCGATGGTTCACGCTCATCAAACGTATCGCTATAAACAACATTACGCGTCAACGTTTGCAGCGTTAGCTCCGTAATAAACTGTTTGGCAGACTCCGTCATGATGACATGGACATCCGCCCCTCTTTGCACAAGTCTACTGCATAGCGTTGCTGCTTTGTAAGCTGCGATTCCTCCTGTAACTCCAAGCACGATCTTTTTGCCGTTCAACATGTTATTTCCCCCAGTCTATGCGACATATAAACAATGAATAGGAATCTATCTCGTAATCCCTTTAGAGGTTGTTCAAAAAGTCCGCTTTTGATTACGAAGGATGCCTGGAGGCATCTCAGCGTCGAAGATGGGATTCAGCCGAAATGTCCGTTGCTCACGTAGTTTTGCCTACGCTCCGCTACTCCATTTCTACCTTCATCCCATCTTCTCGGTACTGAAAACCGACCTTTTTGAACACGTACCTTTAGTTCGTTATGAAAAGAATCCAATAGAGAAAAAAATAACAACCTCGCGGTTGTCAAATAAATCCGGCTTACGCCGTATGCAGTTGAAGAGCAGCCGCTAACGGCTTACTCTTCCTCTTCTTCGTCCTGTCCTTTGATGACAACGAGCAAGTCACCATAAATCTCTTCAAGCGCAACGCCAACCTGCTTATTAGATTTTGCATTTCTCAGATCGGATTTTTCGCCTTCGCGAAGTTGTCTAGCCCGGCGAGAAGCAGCAACAACAAGAGAATACTTGCTGTCGACTTTGTTCATCATTTCATCAATAGAAGGATACAGCATAGTTACAAAACACCTCTTTACATTAGTATAATCACCTTTCACCGCCAGACTGAACTTCATGAGGTTGTTCCTATCTGAACACACACCTACACAGTCCAGTCTGTATGCGTCATCCACACCAACACGTTCTTCTCTATATATCCTATGACTTTAGTCGTGTGGAATATCGCATGCTGCTGCGGTAAAGAGATTATTTATTGATCTTACAATGTTCGGCGATAATGATGCTTTCTATTCGTTTACACGCCATATCAATTTCATCATTAACAACTGCGTAATCATACTGCTCCAACAAGCTGATCTCATCCACAGCAACGGACATCCGGTGATCAATTGTTGCCTGACTTTCCGTACCACGGCCTTGAATACGATCTTTAAGCTCGTCCAAAGATGGAGGAAGTAGAAACACAAAGATCCCTTCCGGGAACTTTTCTTTCACTTTTAGTGCACCTTGGACTTCAATCTCAAGAATGATATCCCGGCCTTCGTTAATCGTTTTCTCCACAAAATCACGCGGAGTTCCATAATAGTTGCCAACATACTCTGCATGTTCCAGCAGTTGATCTTCGGCAATCATACTCAGAAACTCATCATGCGAATGGAAGAAGTAGTTGACTCCATGCTCTTCACCCAGACGAGGCTGGCGGGTTGTTGCCGATACGGAATAAGTCAAATTCGGCACCCGTTTGCGCAATGCGCTGCATACTGTACCCTTCCCGACCCCTGATGGGCCGGACAACACTATCAGTAATCCCTTAGACATATTACACTCCATTTTATTCGTCGTTATCATCATCTTTCGAAGAAAGACGATGGGCAACCGTTTCTGGCTGTACTGCAGACAGAATGACATGATCACTATCCGTAATAATTACGGCACGAGTACGTCTTCCATACGTTGCATCAATTAGCATATGACGGTCTCTTGCCTCTTGTATAATTCTCTTGATCGGCGCCGATTCCGGACTTACGATGGATATAATCCGGTTGGCCGATACGATGTTACCGAATCCAATGTTAATGAGTTTGATTGCCATAATCAGGTTCTTCCCCCTATACATGCGACTCTTCTGCCGAAATATGACCGTTCATTCGATATTCGCTGCTTGCTCGCGAATCTTCTCCAGTTCCGCCTTCATCTCGACAACACGGTTCACTAGAGCCAAATGGTTGGCTTTTGATCCAATCGTGTTAACTTCACGATTCATCTCTTGAATTAGAAAGTCCAGCTTGCGTCCCACAGGTTCCTCACTCTTCAGCAGTTCCCTGCTCTGTCCGAAGTGACTGAGTAAACGCGTAAGCTCTTCTTCTATGTTAGAACGATCGGCAAACACAGCAATTTCCATACCCAATTTATGCTCATCAAAAGGGAAAGAGCCTTCCTCCTGCATTTCCGTAAGCCTTTGTCTTAGCTTGTTGCGGTAATCACTTACCACAGTAGGTGCAAGAGTAAG
It includes:
- the coaBC gene encoding bifunctional phosphopantothenoylcysteine decarboxylase/phosphopantothenate--cysteine ligase CoaBC, with protein sequence MLNGKKIVLGVTGGIAAYKAATLCSRLVQRGADVHVIMTESAKQFITELTLQTLTRNVVYSDTFDEREPSVVSHIHLADLADLVLVAPATANVIAKMAHGMADDMLSTTLLATTAPVMIAPAMNVHMYDHPAVQHNMNLLVQRGTLMIEPSEGQLACGYVGKGRLEEPDTIVDVVEQFFANKASGDIAGQVSFVSAPATKQTATQTAIEPQQLTGKKVVVTAGGTIERIDPVRYITNDSSGKMGFAIAAVAQELGAEVTLIMGNTQVSPPANVQVIQVQSADEMYAAVLRQWDDADIVVKAAAVADYRPKEVYKEKMKKTGDTLSLELIKNIDILETLGKQKTHQFLIGFAAETNDIERYAREKLERKNCDLIVANDVTRAGVGFGTDTNAVNIYDREGLVEELQVVAKEDVARQLLSIAAERIAGGN
- the rpoZ gene encoding DNA-directed RNA polymerase subunit omega; amino-acid sequence: MLYPSIDEMMNKVDSKYSLVVAASRRARQLREGEKSDLRNAKSNKQVGVALEEIYGDLLVVIKGQDEEEEE
- the gmk gene encoding guanylate kinase, translated to MSKGLLIVLSGPSGVGKGTVCSALRKRVPNLTYSVSATTRQPRLGEEHGVNYFFHSHDEFLSMIAEDQLLEHAEYVGNYYGTPRDFVEKTINEGRDIILEIEVQGALKVKEKFPEGIFVFLLPPSLDELKDRIQGRGTESQATIDHRMSVAVDEISLLEQYDYAVVNDEIDMACKRIESIIIAEHCKINK
- the remA gene encoding extracellular matrix/biofilm regulator RemA, encoding MAIKLINIGFGNIVSANRIISIVSPESAPIKRIIQEARDRHMLIDATYGRRTRAVIITDSDHVILSAVQPETVAHRLSSKDDDNDE